Proteins from a genomic interval of Medicago truncatula cultivar Jemalong A17 chromosome 3, MtrunA17r5.0-ANR, whole genome shotgun sequence:
- the LOC11415251 gene encoding uncharacterized protein, whose translation MESFYTLILMTFSLLSLEFHGSYAQNIKSVHVLDLLIRDHTFKSLDKDFKTGIPQSVKLPSNLSGIKVDTVRFRCGSLTRYGAKLKEFHLGIGVSIHPCIERVMLIRQSIEYNNNWSSIYYANYNDLSKYQLVSPIVGILAYNADEDSNSSSNPFQLGIEAGEKLITIDFNNATNFNNQEEKGIKVKPLCVSFEGNGKMTLAITKPLATNVCVAKTHGHFGLVVESESLQHQDDEYKKPIRLSQWKIAVGSTIGAALGAFLLGLLFVAMVVRVKKRSRMVQMERRAYEEEALQVSMVGHVRAPTAPGTRTTPTLEQHDYITRHPR comes from the coding sequence ATGGAATCATTTTACACTCTCATTTTGATGACATTTTCATTGTTGTCATTGGAATTTCATGGATCTTATGCTCAGAATATCAAATCAGTTCATGTTCTTGACCTCCTCATAAGAGATCATACATTCAAGTCATTAGACAAAGACTTCAAGACAGGAATACCACAATCAGTGAAGCTACCTTCAAATTTATCAGGCATCAAAGTAGATACAGTGAGATTTAGATGTGGAAGTTTAACAAGGTATGGTGCAAAATTAAAGGAGTTTCATCTTGGTATTGGTGTTAGTATTCATCCATGTATTGAAAGAGTAATGTTGATAAGACAAAGCATAGAGTATAATAATAATTGGTCTTCTATATATTATGCAAACTATAATGATCTATCTAAGTATCAACTTGTTTCTCCAATTGTTGGAATTTTAGCTTACAATGCTGATGAAGATTCAAATTCTAGTAGTAACCCTTTTCAACTTGGAATTGAAGCTGGTGAAAAACTCATCACAATTGATTTCAACAATGCTACAAATTTCAACAACCAAGAAGAAAAAGGTATCAAAGTGAAACCATTATGTGTAAGTTTTGAAGGAAATGGAAAAATGACACTTGCAATAACAAAACCTTTAGCAACAAATGTTTGTGTTGCTAAAACACATGGACATTTTGGTTTGGTTGTTGAGTCTGAGTCTTTACAACATCAAGATGATGAGTATAAAAAGCCTATAAGACTAAGTCAATGGAAAATTGCAGTTGGGAGTACCATTGGTGCTGCTTTAGGTGCTTTTCTTTTAGGTTTACTTTTTGTAGCAATGGTTGTTAGGGTTAAGAAAAGGTCAAGAATGGTTCAGATGGAAAGAAGAGCTTATGAAGAAGAAGCACTTCAGGTTTCAATGGTTGGACATGTGAGAGCTCCTACTGCACCTGGAACTAGAACAACACCAACACTTGAGCAACATGACTACATAACTCGACATCCTCGTTGA